Proteins from a single region of Drosophila biarmipes strain raj3 chromosome 3R, RU_DBia_V1.1, whole genome shotgun sequence:
- the LOC108025017 gene encoding uncharacterized protein LOC108025017, producing MASYQAVCTAGFIHFVFGISVYLSQPTESCSPAPKLGGWIFLGALGLLATDIKMYPDRYLHLPYAIQFLVETTGSLAILEFFSNVVWCTLEQLIHHLVRLLVLSLGMNDELYLALEYWLLLIPTTALAGSLFAIMKMAILPLFDIKSIYRKQETKVHLDKDVYIDLVSQNMRKLEKYNRRYKKELNM from the coding sequence ATGGCTTCTTATCAAGCGGTTTGTACTGCTGGATTTATACACTTCGTTTTCGGGATTTCGGTATACCTTTCGCAACCTACGGAAAGCTGTTCACCTGCTCCGAAGTTGGGAGGCTGGATTTTCTTAGGAGCTCTCGGGCTCTTGGCCACCGACATTAAAATGTATCCGGATCGTTATCTGCACCTGCCGTATGCCATACAGTTTCTGGTGGAGACGACCGGCTCCCTGGCCATCCTGGAGTTCTTCTCGAACGTGGTTTGGTGCACGCTGGAACAACTGATCCATCACCTGGTGAGGCTGCTAGTTCTTTCCCTGGGAATGAACGACGAGCTTTACCTGGCCCTGGAGTATTGGCTCCTATTGATTCCCACCACAGCTCTGGCCGGCTCTTTGTTTGCGATCATGAAAATGGCCATTTTACCCCTCTTCGATATCAAGTCGATCTATAGAAAGCAGGAAACAAAGGTGCATCTCGACAAGGACGTTTACATTGATCTGGTTAGTCAAAACATGCGAAAGCTGGAAAAGTACAATCGTCGATATAAAAAGgaattaaatatgtaa
- the LOC108025016 gene encoding protamine-like protein 99C — MKEKRRGKAGCKTMYKYQKKARASPNGFLNFLREYKRRCCGLPPRDIAHFGARQWNRLSLSEKQRFQNMGEPVIVIKNPPKTFGSHSTVEVSHRDGACSRRSPYARQKESFKKRIPRKSTKCQQKPKASSLQSRRDPNPLGSANAYIHFIRKFQRLYPKFESRDLLKKATRLWCRLEGNQRKQFERHLWIIRTG, encoded by the exons ATGAAGGAGAAAAGGCGTGGAAAAGCCGGTTGTAAAACCATGTACAAGTACCAAAAAAAAGCGCGTGCTTCACCCAATGGCTTCCTGAACTTCTTAAGAGAATACAAAAGGCGGTGCTGTGGATTGCCTCCACGGGACATAGCACACTTTGGAGCCAGGCAATGGAATAGGCTGTCCCTGAGTGAAAAGCAACGCTTTCAAAACatg GGAGAACCTGTAATCGTTATAAAAAACCCACCCAAAACGTTTGGAAGTCACTCTACTGTTGAAGTCTCTCATCGGGATGGAGCCTGTTCAAGGCGCTCCCCATATGCCCGCCAGAAGGAATCTTTCAAGAAAAGGATCCCTCGAAAATCCACAAAATGTCAGCAGAAGCCGAAAGCAAGCTCTTTGCAAAGCAGACGAGACCCGAATCCTTTAGGCTCTGCGAATGCCTACATACATTTTATTCGCAAGTTTCAAAGATTGTACCCCAAGTTCGAGTCCAGGGATCTATTGAAGAAAGCAACCCGTCTGTGGTGCCGCCTAGAAGGAAACCAGCGCAAACAATTCGAGCGGCACCTTTG gATTATAAGAACTGGTTAG